Proteins encoded by one window of Lates calcarifer isolate ASB-BC8 linkage group LG7_1, TLL_Latcal_v3, whole genome shotgun sequence:
- the hmbox1b gene encoding homeobox-containing protein 1 isoform X1 — MSEFSEEPRFTIEQIDLLQRLRRTGMTKQEILHALDTLDRLDREHGDKFGRRTSSSSSSSSSYGVGGANSCTNNSASNTTTTSFNNNNTASATTTSSVSCNGSNSAINSGEGSAGDHSAAAASSTTSKISTATQTQFGSAGGLSPSPSNSYDTSPPPGPPPPSAILPSPVSLVALSQNGRDSLAATPNGKLSPPRYPVNSAAAARAFGFEATEEDLDIDDKVEELMRRDSSMVKEEIKAFLGNRRISQAVVAQVTGISQSRISHWLLQHGSDLSEQKKRAFYRWYTLEKTTPGATLNMRPAPLPLEEMEWRQTPPPLTTAPGTFRLRRGSRFTWRKECLAVMESYFNDNQYPDEAKREEIANACNAVIQKPGKKLSDLERVTSLKVYNWFANRRKEIKRRANIEATILESHGIDVQSPGGHSNSDDIDGNDFSEQACDLPYFDKRPLSRPFGLYRLEPTSPTQDDSAAHSEHQDPISLAVEMAAVNHTILALSRTGGVPNDIKTESLEDE, encoded by the exons ATGTCTGAGTTCAGCGAGGAGCCGCGCTTCACTATTGAGCAGATAGATCTGCTGCAGCGGCTGCGTCGCACTGGCATGACCAAGCAGGAGATCCTGCATGCACTTGACACTCTGGACCGGCTGGACCGGGAGCACGGCGACAAGTTTGGCCGCCGcacctcttcttcctcctcctcctcctcgtcctaCGGAGTAGGCGGGGCAAACAGCTGCACCAACAACTCTGCCTCCAACACAACTACCACATCTttcaacaataacaacactgCCTCGGCAACCACCACCTCTTCCGTGTCATGCAACGGCAGCAACAGCGCCATCAATAGTGGCGAGGGAAGCGCTGGCGATCACTCTGCGGCCGCCGCCTCCTCCACGACCTCCAAAATCTCCACCGCCACGCAGACGCAGTTCGGCAGCGCTGGGGGACTCTCACCGTCTCCTAGCAACAGCTACGACACCTCCCCGCCACCGGGGCCACCACCGCCCTCCGCTATCCTGCCATCCCCTGTCTCCTTGGTGGCGCTGTCACAGAACGGGCGTGATAGCTTAGCTGCTACACCCAACGGGAAGCTATCCCCTCCACGATATCCTGTGAACAGCGCTGCTGCGGCGCGCGCTTTTGGGTTTGAAGCTACAGAAGAAGATCTGGACATCGATGACAAGGTGGAGGAACTGATGAG gaggGACAGCAGTATGGTGAAGGAGGAGATCAAAGCGTTCCTGGGGAACAGGAGGATCTCTCAGGCAGTCGTGGCACAAGTTACCG GCATCAGCCAGAGCAGGATCTCCCATTGGCTGCTGCAGCATGGCTCCGACTTGAGCGAGCAGAAGAAGAGAGCCTTCTACCGTTGGTACACGCTGGAGAAAACCACACCAG GTGCCACCCTCAACATGCGGCCAGCTCCGTTGCCTCTGGAGGAGATGGAGTGGAGGCAAACCCCGCCCCCCCTCACCACTGCCCCCGGTACCTTCCGGCTGCGTCGGGGAAGTCGCTTCACTTGGAGGAAAGAGTGCCTGGCTGTGATGGAGAG CTACTTCAACGACAACCAGTACCCAGATGAGGCCAAACGGGAGGAGATTGCAAATGCCTGCAATGCTGTTATTCAGAAACCAG GGAAGAAGCTGTCTGATCTGGAGAGGGTCACCTCCCTGAAAGTTTACAACTGGTTTGCCAATCGTCGCAAAGAGATCAAGAGACGGGCTAACATTG AAGCCACAATCCTGGAGAGTCATGGGATAGACGTCCAGAGTCCTGGAGGACACTCCAACAGCGATGACATTGATGGGAATGACTTCTCAGAGCAG GCCTGTGACCTGCCCTATTTTGACAAGAGACCTCTCAGCCGACCATTTGGCCTTTACCGACTGGAGCCCACCTCACCAACACAG GATGACAGCGCAGCGCACAGCGAGCACCAGGACCCCATCTCTCTCGCTGTAGAGATGGCTGCTGTCAACCACACCATCCTGGCCCTGTCCAGAACCGGAGGGGTCCCCAATGACATCAAGACGGAGTCCCTGGAGGACGAATGA
- the hmbox1b gene encoding homeobox-containing protein 1 isoform X2: MSEFSEEPRFTIEQIDLLQRLRRTGMTKQEILHALDTLDRLDREHGDKFGRRTSSSSSSSSSYGVGGANSCTNNSASNTTTTSFNNNNTASATTTSSVSCNGSNSAINSGEGSAGDHSAAAASSTTSKISTATQTQFGSAGGLSPSPSNSYDTSPPPGPPPPSAILPSPVSLVALSQNGRDSLAATPNGKLSPPRYPVNSAAAARAFGFEATEEDLDIDDKVEELMRRDSSMVKEEIKAFLGNRRISQAVVAQVTGISQSRISHWLLQHGSDLSEQKKRAFYRWYTLEKTTPGATLNMRPAPLPLEEMEWRQTPPPLTTAPGTFRLRRGSRFTWRKECLAVMESYFNDNQYPDEAKREEIANACNAVIQKPGKKLSDLERVTSLKVYNWFANRRKEIKRRANIATILESHGIDVQSPGGHSNSDDIDGNDFSEQACDLPYFDKRPLSRPFGLYRLEPTSPTQDDSAAHSEHQDPISLAVEMAAVNHTILALSRTGGVPNDIKTESLEDE; the protein is encoded by the exons ATGTCTGAGTTCAGCGAGGAGCCGCGCTTCACTATTGAGCAGATAGATCTGCTGCAGCGGCTGCGTCGCACTGGCATGACCAAGCAGGAGATCCTGCATGCACTTGACACTCTGGACCGGCTGGACCGGGAGCACGGCGACAAGTTTGGCCGCCGcacctcttcttcctcctcctcctcctcgtcctaCGGAGTAGGCGGGGCAAACAGCTGCACCAACAACTCTGCCTCCAACACAACTACCACATCTttcaacaataacaacactgCCTCGGCAACCACCACCTCTTCCGTGTCATGCAACGGCAGCAACAGCGCCATCAATAGTGGCGAGGGAAGCGCTGGCGATCACTCTGCGGCCGCCGCCTCCTCCACGACCTCCAAAATCTCCACCGCCACGCAGACGCAGTTCGGCAGCGCTGGGGGACTCTCACCGTCTCCTAGCAACAGCTACGACACCTCCCCGCCACCGGGGCCACCACCGCCCTCCGCTATCCTGCCATCCCCTGTCTCCTTGGTGGCGCTGTCACAGAACGGGCGTGATAGCTTAGCTGCTACACCCAACGGGAAGCTATCCCCTCCACGATATCCTGTGAACAGCGCTGCTGCGGCGCGCGCTTTTGGGTTTGAAGCTACAGAAGAAGATCTGGACATCGATGACAAGGTGGAGGAACTGATGAG gaggGACAGCAGTATGGTGAAGGAGGAGATCAAAGCGTTCCTGGGGAACAGGAGGATCTCTCAGGCAGTCGTGGCACAAGTTACCG GCATCAGCCAGAGCAGGATCTCCCATTGGCTGCTGCAGCATGGCTCCGACTTGAGCGAGCAGAAGAAGAGAGCCTTCTACCGTTGGTACACGCTGGAGAAAACCACACCAG GTGCCACCCTCAACATGCGGCCAGCTCCGTTGCCTCTGGAGGAGATGGAGTGGAGGCAAACCCCGCCCCCCCTCACCACTGCCCCCGGTACCTTCCGGCTGCGTCGGGGAAGTCGCTTCACTTGGAGGAAAGAGTGCCTGGCTGTGATGGAGAG CTACTTCAACGACAACCAGTACCCAGATGAGGCCAAACGGGAGGAGATTGCAAATGCCTGCAATGCTGTTATTCAGAAACCAG GGAAGAAGCTGTCTGATCTGGAGAGGGTCACCTCCCTGAAAGTTTACAACTGGTTTGCCAATCGTCGCAAAGAGATCAAGAGACGGGCTAACATTG CCACAATCCTGGAGAGTCATGGGATAGACGTCCAGAGTCCTGGAGGACACTCCAACAGCGATGACATTGATGGGAATGACTTCTCAGAGCAG GCCTGTGACCTGCCCTATTTTGACAAGAGACCTCTCAGCCGACCATTTGGCCTTTACCGACTGGAGCCCACCTCACCAACACAG GATGACAGCGCAGCGCACAGCGAGCACCAGGACCCCATCTCTCTCGCTGTAGAGATGGCTGCTGTCAACCACACCATCCTGGCCCTGTCCAGAACCGGAGGGGTCCCCAATGACATCAAGACGGAGTCCCTGGAGGACGAATGA